One genomic window of Meles meles chromosome 3, mMelMel3.1 paternal haplotype, whole genome shotgun sequence includes the following:
- the SRFBP1 gene encoding serum response factor-binding protein 1 isoform X2, with protein sequence MKELKPDVVTKSALSDDISFEKICKKPDSTAGERAVARLAVHPLLKKKIDVLKAAVKAFKDARQNVVEVTSSEIALEENHSKDTLCSNDDASKLQHEGTIISEQKEKEAKILARKPINSKEKRTKMKHGPNAVDIPNSPSKPSERAGIVSSEPQKIPADPKMKTFSKTKKGKEPSSSLDDNSGGEELQEEEKEYFDDSTEERFYKQSSMSEDSDSGDDFFIGKVRRTRKKESSCHSSVKEQKPPEKVLPEEDTLETHQSIRNDINKPSTESRRFESVFFHSLSGSKNSRRNYREQAPKNKTRGFQQNEPQLKNLFNKSAQEGFQNTKQQSQLPLHPSWEASRRRKEQQSKIAVFQGKKITFDD encoded by the exons CCTGATTCTACTGCAGGTGAAAGAGCAGTTGCCAGACTAGCAGTGCATCctcttctgaagaaaaaaatagatgtgcTAAAAG CTGCTGTCAAAGCCTTTAAAGATGCAAGACAAAATGTTGTTGAAGTTACATCATCAGAGATTGCTTTAGAAGAAAATCATTCCAAGGACACTTTGTGTTCAAATGATGATGCCAGTAAGTTACAGCATGAAGGAACTATTATCAGtgagcaaaaagagaaagaagccaaaatATTGGCAAGGAAACcaataaattcaaaagaaaaaagaaccaagatgaaaCATGGACCCAATGCTGTAGACATTCCAAATTCTCCATCAAAGCCTTCTGAAAGGGCTGGTATAGTTTCCTCTGAGCCCCAGAAGATACCTGCTGACCCAAAAATGAAAACCTTCAGTAaaaccaaaaaagggaaagagcCCAGTAGCTCCCTTGACGATAACAGTGGTGGAGAAGAAttacaagaagaagaaaaggagtatTTTGATGATAGCACAGAGGAAAGGTTTTACAAACAGTCCTCCATGTCTGAGGATAGTGACAGTGGTGATGACTTCTTCATTGGGAAAGTCAGGCGGACACGAAAGAAGGAAAGTAGCTGCCATTCTTCAGTTAAGGAACAAAAGCCCCCCGAAAAAGTGTTACCTGAGGAAGATACACTCGAAACCCATCAGAGTATAAGAAATGACATAAACAAGCCAAGTACAGAATCAAGGAGGTTTGAGTCTGTGTTTTTCCATTCTTTATCGGGATCTAAAAATTCTAGAAG aaattacaGAGAACAggctccaaaaaacaaaacccgag gTTTTCAGCAGAATGAACCTCAGCTCAAGAATCTGTTTAATAAGAGTGCACAAGAAGgatttcaaaatacaaaacagCAATCACAGCTGCCTCTTCATCCTTCGTGGGAAGCAAGCAGGAGGCGAAAAGAACAGCAATCTAAAATTGCTgtgtttcaggggaaaaaaattacatttgatgATTGA